One window of Ailuropoda melanoleuca isolate Jingjing chromosome 3, ASM200744v2, whole genome shotgun sequence genomic DNA carries:
- the LOC117801480 gene encoding protocadherin beta-3-like encodes MEARGERFLRQSRRDGRKYPQLVLDKALDREEQTELLLTLTALDGGSPPRSGIVQIHILILDINDNAPEFTQSLYEVQILENSPINSVIVTVSASDLDTGNLGTVSYAFFHASEEIRKTFQLNPITGDIQLVKYLNYEVLNTYEVDIEAKDGGGLSGKTTVIVQVVDVNDNPPELTLSSITSPIPENSPETVVAVFSVSDLDSGDNGRIMCFIENNLPFMLKPSVENFYTLVTERPLDRESQAEYNITITVTDLGTPRLKTQHNLTVTVSDVNDNAPAFSQSSYTLRVRENNSPALHIGSVSATDRDAGANAQVTYSLLLPPHDPHLPLASLVSINADNGQLFALRALDYEALQAFEFGVRAADRGSPALSSQALVRVLVVDDNDNAPFVLYPLQNGSAPCTELVPRAAEAGYLVTKVVAVDGDSGQNAWLSYQLLKATEPGLFGVWAHNGEVRTARLLSERDAVKHRLLVLVKDNGEPPLSASVTLHVLLVDGFSQPYLPLPDVAAAEARADPLTVYLVIALASVSSLFLVSVLVFVAVRLCRRSRAASGGGCAVPEGPFAGHLVDVSGTGTLSHSYQYEVCLRGGSGTGEFKFLKPIIPNFQGHSPGPAVEENPNFRNDFGFSIR; translated from the exons ATGGAGGCCAGAGGGGAGCGTTTTCTTAGACAAAG CCGTAGAGACGGAAGAAAGTACCCACAACTGGTGCTGGACAAAGCGCTAGACCGCGAGGAGCAGACAGAGCTCCTTTTGACGCTCACCGCGCTGGATGGCGGCTCTCCACCCCGGTCGGGAATCGTCCAGATCCACATCCTGATCTTAGACATAAACGACAACGCCCCTGAATTTACACAGTCACTCTATGAGGTTCAAATTCTAGAGAACAGCCCCATTAACTCTGTTATTGTCACTGTCTCAGCTTCTGACTTAGATACAGGAAATTTGGGGACAGTATCATATGCATTTTTTCACGCTTCTGAAGAAATTCGCAAAACCTTCCAGCTAAATCCAATTACTGGTGATATCCAGCTAGTCAAATATTTGAATTATGAGGTTTTGAATACTTATGAAGTGGACATAGAAGCTAAGGATGGTGGAGGCCTTTCCGGAAAAACCACAGTGATAGTTCAGGTGGTTGATGTGAACGACAACCCACCAGAACTGACCTTGTCCTCAATTACCAGCCCTATCCCTGAGAACTCGCCAGAGACTGTGGTGGctgttttcagtgtttctgaTCTAGACTCTGGAGACAATGGGAGAATTATGTGTTTCATCGAGAACAATCTCCCCTTCATGCTCAAACCATCCGTAGAAAATTTTTACACCCTAGTTACAGAGAGACCACTCGACAGAGAGAGCCAGGCCGAGTAcaacatcaccatcaccgtcaccgACCTGGGGACCCCCAGGCTGAAAACCCAGCACAACTTAACCGTGACGGTGTCCGACGTCAACGACAACGCCCCCGCCTTCAGCCAAAGCTCCTACACCCTGCGGGTCCGCGAGAACAACAGCCCCGCCCTGCACATCGGCAGCGTGAGCGCCACCGACAGAGACGCGGGCGCCAACGCCCAGGTCACCTACtcgctgctgctgccgccccacGACCCGCACCTGCCCCTGGCCTCGCTGGTGTCCATCAACGCGGACAACGGGCAGCTGTTCGCGCTCAGGGCGCTGGATTACGAGGCGCTGCAGGCGTTCGAGTTCGGCGTGCGCGCGGCCGACCGCGGCTCGCCCGCGCTCAGCAGCCAGGCGCTGGTGCGCGTGCTGGTGGTGGACGACAACGACAACGCGCCCTTCGTGCTGTACCCGCTGCAGAACGGCTCGGCGCCCTGCACCGAGCTGGTGCCCAGGGCGGCCGAGGCGGGCTACCTGGTGACCAAGGTGGTGGCGGTGGACGGCGACTCGGGCCAGAACGCCTGGCTGTCGTACCAGCTGCTCAAGGCCACGGAGCCCGGGCTGTTCGGCGTGTGGGCGCACAACGGCGAGGTGCGCACGGCCCGGCTGCTGAGCGAGCGCGACGCCGTCAAGCACAGGCTGCTGGTGCTGGTCAAGGACAATGGCGAGCCGCCGCTGTCGGCCAGCGTCACGCTGCACGTGCTGCTGGTGGACGGCTTCTCGCAGCCCTACCTGCCGCTGCCGGACGTGGCGGCGGCCGAGGCCCGGGCCGACCCGCTCACCGTCTACTTGGTCATCGCCTTGGCGTCGGTGTCGTCGCTCTTCCTGGTGTCGGTGCTGGTGTTCGTGGCGGTGCGGCTGTGCAGGAGGAGCCGGGCGGCGTCGGGGGGCGGCTGCGCGGTGCCCGAGGGCCCGTTTGCGGGCCACCTGGTGGACGTCAGCGGCACGGGGACCCTGTCCCACAGCTACCAGTATGAGGTGTGTCTGAGGGGAGGCTCAGGGACCGGCGAGTTCAAGTTCCTCAAACCGATCATACCCAATTTCCAGGGCCACTCCCCTGGGCCAGCAGTAGAAGAAAACCCCAACTTTAGGAATGACTTCGGTTTTAGTATTCGGTGA
- the PCDHB16 gene encoding LOW QUALITY PROTEIN: protocadherin beta-16 (The sequence of the model RefSeq protein was modified relative to this genomic sequence to represent the inferred CDS: deleted 1 base in 1 codon), which produces MEIGWMHYLRQRQVLVFFVLLSMSGVGAELEPYSVAEEVEIGSFVANLGKDLGLGLTELSTRGARIISQGNKEYLQLKVQTGDLLINEKLDREELCGSTDPCLLYFQLLMEKPLEVFQAELRVEDINDHSPVFTEKEMILKIPENSPLGIAFPLSNALDLDVGSNNVQNYKISPNSQFRVLTRKLSDGRMYPELVLEEELDREVEPEIVLTLTALDGGSPPRYGTAQVLIEVVDSNDNAPEFGQPIYKVHIPENSPVGSLVVTVSASDLDSGIYGKISYTLFQPSEDISKTLEVNPVTGEIRLKKQVDFETVLSYEVDIKATDGGGLSGKCTLLLQVVDVNDNPPEVTMSALTSPIPENSPEIVVAVFSVSDPDSGDNGKTISSIQDDLPFLLKPSVKNFYTLVTERALDREERAQYNITITVTDLGTPRLKTQHNLTVTVSDVNDNAPAFSQSSYTLRVRENNSPALHIGSVSATDRDAGANAQVTYSLLLPPHDPHLPLASLVSINADNGQLFALRALDYEALQAFEFGVRAADRGSPALSSQALVRVLVVDDNDNAPFVLYPLQNGSAPCTELVPRAAEAGYLVTKVVAVDGDSGQNAWLSYQLLKATEPGLFGVWAHNGEVRTARLLSERDAVKHRLLVLVEDNGEPPLSASVTLHVLLVDGFSQPYLPLPDVAAAEARADPLTVYLVIALASVSSLFLVSVLVFVAVRLCRRSRAASGGGCAVPEGPFAGHLVDVSGTGTLSHSYQYEVCLRGGSGAGEFKFLKPIIPNLQLQSTGREVEENYPFRNSFGM; this is translated from the exons ATGGAGATTGGATGGATGCATTATCTGAGACAAAGGCAAgtccttgttttctttgttttgctgagCATGTCTGGGGTGGGTGCTGAGTTAGAGCCCTATTCAGTAGCGGAAGAAGTGGAGATAGGCTCCTTTGTGGCAAATCTAGGAAAAGATCTGGGGTTGGGACTGACAGAGCTGTCCACCCGAGGGGCTCGGATCATTTCTCAGGGGAACAAAGAGTATTTGCAGCTCAAGGTTCAGACTGGGGATTTGCTCATAAATGAGAAACTTGATCGAGAAGAGCTATGCGGTTCAACTGACCCTTGCTTACTGTATTTTCAACTGTTAATGGAAAAACCCTTAGAGGTATTTCAGGCTGAACTGAGGGTGGAAGACATAAATGACCATTCTCCCGTGttcactgaaaaagaaatgattctaaaaataccagaaaacagTCCTCTAGGAATTGCATTCCCTCTGAGTAATGCTCTGGACTTGGATGTAGGAAGCAACAATGttcaaaactataaaatcagCCCCAATTCCCAGTTCCGGGTTCTAACCCGCAAACTCAGTGATGGCAGAATGTACCCCGAGCTGGTGTTGGAAGAAGAGCTGGACAGGGAGGTAGAGCCTGAAATCGTATTAACCCTGACCGCGCTGGATGGCGGCTCTCCACCTCGGTATGGGACAGCGCAAGTGCTCATTGAAGTGGTGGACAGCAACGATAATGCCCCTGAGTTTGGGCAGCCCATCTACAAGGTGCATATTCCTGAGAACAGCCCGGTAGGCTCCCTCGTTGTCACTGTTTCTGCCAGCGATTTAGACAGCGGAATCTATGGAAAAATATCCTACACACTCTTTCAGCCTTCAGAAGATATTAGCAAAACTTTGGAAGTAAATCCTGTAACAGGAGAAATTCGACTGAAAAAGCAAGTAGATTTTGAAACAGTTTTATCCTATGAAGTAGACATCAAGGCCACTGATGGCGGAGGTCTATCAGGAAAATGCACTCTTCTCCTCCAGGTAGTGGATGTGAATGACAATCCTCCAGAAGTGACCATGTCTGCACTTACCAGTCCAATCCCAGAGAACTCACCTGAGATTGTAGTTGCTGTTTTCAGTGTTTCAGATCCTGACTCTGGGGACAACGGGAAGACCATTTCCTCTATCCAGGAtgaccttccttttcttctaaaacCTTCAGTAAAGAACTTTTACACTTTGGTAACAGAGAGAGCACtagacagagaagaaagagccCAGTAcaacatcaccatcaccgtcaccgACCTGGGGACCCCCAGGCTGAAAACCCAGCACAACTTAACCGTGACGGTGTCCGACGTCAACGACAACGCCCCCGCCTTCAGCCAAAGCTCCTACACCCTGCGGGTCCGCGAGAACAACAGCCCCGCCCTGCACATCGGCAGCGTGAGCGCCACCGACAGAGACGCGGGCGCCAACGCCCAGGTCACCTACtcgctgctgctgccgccccacGACCCGCACCTGCCCCTGGCCTCGCTGGTGTCCATCAACGCGGACAACGGGCAGCTGTTCGCGCTCAGGGCGCTGGATTACGAGGCGCTGCAGGCGTTCGAGTTCGGCGTGCGCGCGGCCGACCGCGGCTCGCCCGCGCTCAGCAGCCAGGCGCTGGTGCGCGTGCTGGTGGTGGACGACAACGACAACGCGCCCTTCGTGCTGTACCCGCTGCAGAACGGCTCGGCGCCCTGCACCGAGCTGGTGCCCAGGGCGGCCGAGGCGGGCTACCTGGTGACCAAGGTGGTGGCGGTGGACGGCGACTCGGGCCAGAACGCCTGGCTGTCGTACCAGCTGCTCAAGGCCACGGAGCCCGGGCTGTTCGGCGTGTGGGCGCACAACGGCGAGGTGCGCACCGCCCGGCTGCTGAGCGAGCGCGACGCCGTCAAGCACAGGCTGTTGGTGCTGGTCGAGGACAATGGCGAGCCGCCGCTGTCGGCCAGCGTCACGCTGCACGTGCTGCTGGTGGACGGCTTCTCGCAGCCCTACCTGCCGCTGCCGGACGTGGCGGCGGCCGAGGCCCGGGCCGACCCGCTCACCGTCTACTTGGTCATCGCCTTGGCGTCGGTGTCGTCGCTCTTCCTGGTGTCGGTGCTGGTGTTCGTGGCGGTGCGGCTGTGCAGGAGGAGCCGGGCGGCGTCGGGGGGCGGCTGCGCGGTGCCCGAGGGCCCGTTTGCGGGCCACCTGGTGGACGTCAGCGGCACGGGGACCCTGTCC CACAGCTACCAGTATGAGGTGTGTCTGAGGGGAGGCTCAGGGGCCGGTGAGTTCAAGTTCTTGAAGCCGATTATCCCTAATCTGCAGCTTCAGAGCACAGGGAGGGAAGTGGAAGAAAATTACCCCTTCAGAAATAGTTTTGGGATGTAA
- the PCDHB10 gene encoding LOW QUALITY PROTEIN: protocadherin beta-10 (The sequence of the model RefSeq protein was modified relative to this genomic sequence to represent the inferred CDS: inserted 2 bases in 1 codon) gives MEAGTLCCPRQRQVLFLFLFGGVSLAGSGFGRYSVTEETERGSFVVNLAKDLGLGDQELVARGVRVVSDDNKQHLLLDSQTGDLLTNEKLDREKLCGLTEPCVLYFQILMDNPFQIYRAELRVRDINDHSPMFRDQETVLKILESTAEGTAFRLERAEDADGGLNGIQSYTINLNSFFHIKISDSDEGMIYPELVLDKALDREKQHELTLTLTALDGGSPPRSGTTTIRIVILDINDNAPQFSQTIYETQAPENSPVGSLIAKVSAGDVDSGVNADISYSLFDASEDIRTTFQINPFSGDIVLIVLLDYELVKSYKINVQAMDGGGLTATCTVFVEVLDINDNPPELIISSFSNYVAENSPETVLAVFRIKDRDSGENGKMLCYIQDNLPFLLKPSVENFYILMTEGGLDRESQAEYNITITVTDLGTPRLKTQHNLSVTVSDVXDNAPAFSQSSYTLRVRENNSPALHIGSVSATDRDAGANAQVTYSLLLPPHDPHLPLASLVSINADNGQLFALRALDYEALQAFEFGVRAADRGSPALSSQALVRVLVVDDNDNAPFVLYPLQNGSAPCTELVPRAAEAGYLVTKVVAVDGDSGQNAWLSYQLLKATEPGLFGVWAHNGEVRTARLLSERDAVKHRLLVLVKDNGEPPLSASVTLHVLLVDGFSQPYLPLPDVAAAEARADPLTVYLVIALASVSSLFLVSVLVFVAVRLCRRSRAASGGGCTVPEGPFAGHLVDVSGTGTLSHSYQYEVCLRGGSGTGEFKFLKPILPNIQAQSSGRNSEENPTFRNSFGFNFQ, from the exons ATGGAGGCTGGAACGTTGTGCTGCCCAAGACAAAGGCAAgtcctatttctctttctgtttgggGGAGTATCCTTGGCAGGTTCTGGGTTTGGACGATATTCGGTaacagaggaaacagagagaggatCATTTGTGGTCAATCTGGCAAAGGATCTGGGGCTGGGGGACCAGGAGTTGGTTGCAAGGGGAGTCCGGGTGGTCTCTGATGATAACAAACAACACCTGCTCCTGGATTCTCAGACTGGAGATTTGCTCACGAATGAGAAACTGGACCGGGAGAAGCTGTGTGGCCTCACAGAGCCCTGTGTGCTGTATTTCCAAATCTTAATGGATAACCCCTTTCAGATTTACCGGGCTGAGCTGAGGGTCAGGGACATAAATGATCATTCACCAATGTTTCGGGACCAAGAGACagtcttaaaaatattagaaagcaCAGCTGAAGGGACGGCATTTCGACTAGAAAGAGCAGAGGATGCAGATGGAGGACTTAATGGTATCCAAAGCTACACCATCAACCTGAACtcttttttccatattaaaattagTGACAGTGATGAAGGCATGATATATCCAGAGCTAGTGTTGGATAAGGCACTGGATCGGGAGAAGCAGCATGAGCTCACTTTAACACTCACGGCACTGGATGGTGGGTCTCCACCCAGGTCTGGGACCACCACAATACGAATTGTGATCCTGGACATCAACGATAATGCCCCCCAGTTTTCTCAGACAATCTATGAGACCCAGGCCCCAGAGAACAGCCCAGTAGGGTCCCTTATTGCAAAAGTCTCTGCGGGAGATGTAGATTCTGGAGTCAATGCAGACATATCCTATTCACTTTTCGATGCTTCTGAAGATATACGAACAACCTTTCAAATCAATCCTTTTTCTGGGGACATTGTTCTCATAGTGTTGCTGGATTATGAGCTAGTAAAGtcttacaaaataaatgtacaggCAATGGATGGAGGGGGCCTTACTGCGACATGTACAGTTTTCGTGGAGGTATTAGACATCAATGACAATCCCCCTGAACTGATCATATCATCATTTTCCAACTATGTTGCTGAGAATTCTCCTGAGACCGTACTGGCTGTTTTTAGAATTAAAGACAGAGATtctggagaaaatggaaagatgctTTGCTACATTCAAGATAATCTGCCATTCCTTCTAAAACCCTCTGTGGAAAATTTTTACATCCTAATGACAGAAGGAGGGCTGGACAGAGAGAGCCAGGCCGAGTAcaacatcaccatcaccgtcaccgACCTGGGGACCCCCAGGCTGAAAACCCAGCACAACTTAAGCGTGACGGTGTCCGACGT CGACAACGCCCCCGCCTTCAGCCAAAGCTCCTACACCCTGCGGGTCCGCGAGAACAACAGCCCCGCCCTGCACATCGGCAGCGTGAGCGCCACCGACAGAGACGCGGGCGCCAACGCCCAGGTCACCTACtcgctgctgctgccgccccacGACCCGCACCTGCCCCTGGCCTCGCTGGTGTCCATCAACGCGGACAACGGGCAGCTGTTCGCGCTCAGGGCGCTGGATTACGAGGCGCTGCAGGCGTTCGAGTTCGGCGTGCGCGCGGCCGACCGCGGCTCGCCCGCGCTCAGCAGCCAGGCGCTGGTGCGCGTGCTGGTGGTGGACGACAACGACAACGCGCCCTTCGTGCTGTACCCGCTGCAGAACGGCTCGGCGCCCTGCACCGAGCTGGTGCCCAGGGCGGCCGAGGCGGGCTACCTGGTGACCAAGGTGGTGGCGGTGGACGGCGACTCGGGCCAGAACGCCTGGCTGTCGTACCAGCTGCTCAAGGCCACGGAGCCCGGGCTGTTCGGCGTGTGGGCGCACAACGGCGAGGTGCGCACGGCCCGGCTGCTGAGCGAGCGCGACGCCGTCAAGCACAGGCTGCTGGTGCTGGTCAAGGACAATGGCGAGCCGCCGCTGTCGGCCAGCGTCACGCTGCACGTGCTGCTGGTGGACGGCTTCTCGCAGCCCTACCTGCCGCTGCCGGACGTGGCGGCGGCCGAGGCCCGGGCCGACCCGCTCACCGTCTACTTGGTCATCGCCTTGGCGTCGGTGTCGTCGCTCTTCCTGGTGTCGGTGCTGGTGTTCGTGGCGGTGCGGCTGTGCAGGAGGAGCCGGGCGGCGTCGGGGGGCGGCTGCACGGTGCCCGAGGGCCCGTTTGCGGGCCACCTGGTGGACGTCAGCGGCACGGGAACCCTGTCCCACAGCTACCAGTATGAGGTGTGTCTGAGGGGAGGCTCAGGGACCGGCGAGTTCAAGTTCCTCAAGCCAATTCTCCCCAATATCCAGGCACAGAGCTCTGGGAGGAATAGTGAAGAAAATCCCACCTTTCGAAATagctttggatttaattttcagtaa
- the LOC100467537 gene encoding LOW QUALITY PROTEIN: protocadherin beta-11 (The sequence of the model RefSeq protein was modified relative to this genomic sequence to represent the inferred CDS: deleted 2 bases in 1 codon), whose product MVALQDNIAGGKTTLDDGPDTVTQGAQSGGKTERTRLQGANYKLLNRVKILRPPKIRWTLAEARFPELRREAEAILREAFLKGVMENGRADTLQIRQVLLLFVLLGMSQAGSESGRFSVAEEMQSGSFVGNLVKDLGLEVRELFSRGAQVVSNDNKRRLQLDINTGDLLLSESLDREELCGSTEPCVLHFQVLMKNPLQFLRIELQVRDINDHSPVFLEKEMLLEIPENSPVGAVFLLESAKDLDVGINALKNYTISPNSYFHIKMRVNPDNRKYPELVLDKPLDYEEQSELSFILTALDGGSPPRSGTASVRVVVVDINDNSPEFEQPFYEVKTPENSILGSIIVTVSARDLDSGKNGEISYSFSHASEDIRKTFEINQKSGEVSLTASMDFETIESYSIIIQATDGGGLFGKSTVRIQVMDVNDNAPEIAVSSITSPIPENLPETVVMVFSIRDRDSGDNGRMICSIPEDLPFMLKSSFENYYTLETEGMLDRESEAEYNITITVTDLGTPRLKTQQSVTVSDVNDNAPAFSQSSYTLRVRENNSPALHIGSVSATDRDAGANAQVTYSLLLPPHDPHLPLASLVSINADNGQLFALRALDYEALQAFEFGVRAADRGSPALSSQALVRVLVVDDNDNAPFVLYPLQNGSAPCTELVPRAAEAGYLVTKVVAVDGDSGQNAWLSYQLLKATEPGLFGVWAHNGEVRTARLLSERDAVKHRLLVLVKDNGEPPLSASVTLHVLLVDGFSQPYLPLPDVAAAEARADPLTVYLVIALASVSSLFLVSVLVFVAVRLCRRSRAASEGGCAVPEGPFAGHLVDVSGTGTLSHSYQYEVCLRGGSGTGEFKFFKPIIPNVPPQCPGKEREENPTFQNSFGFNM is encoded by the exons ATGGTGGCGCTGCAGGATAACATCGCGGGAGGAAAAACTACACTGGATGATGGTCCGGACACTGTTACCCAGGGCGCACAGAGCGGTGGGAAGACAGAAAGAACACGCCTTCAAGGGGCGAACTACAAGCTACTTAACAGGGTTAAAATCCTTAGGCCTCCGAAGATTCGGTGGACATTAGCAGAGGCACGTTTCCCAGAACTGCGAAGAGAAGCTGAAGCGATTCTGCGGGAAGCTTTCCTTAAAGGAGTGATGGAGAACGGAAGGGCAGACACTCTGCAGATAAGGCAAGTcctgcttctttttgttttgctagGAATGTCTCAGGCGGGTTCCGAGTCTGGGCGCTTTTCGGTGGCAGAGGAAATGCAGAGCGGGAGCTTTGTAGGCAATTTGGTTAAGGACCTGGGACTAGAAGTGCGTGAGCTGTTCTCAAGGGGGGCTCAGGTAGTCTCTAATGATAACAAAAGGCGTTTGCAGCTGGACATAAACACCGGAGATTTGCTCTTAAGCGAATCGCTAGACCGGGAAGAGCTCTGTGGCTCCACGGAGCCCTGCGTGTTGCATTTCCAGGTATTAATGAAAAACCCTTTGCAGTTTTTACGGATTGAGCTCCAGGTCAGGGATATAAATGACCATTCTCCAGTcttcttagaaaaagaaatgctcttaGAAATCCCAGAAAATAGTCCTGTTGGTGCTGTGTTCTTACTAGAAAGTGCAAAGGATTTAGATGTAGGAATCAATGCTCTAAAGAACTACACAATAAGCCCCAACTCTTATTTCCACATTAAAATGAGAGTCAATCCAGACAATAGGAAATATCCAGAGTTGGTTCTGGACAAGCCACTGGATTATGAAGAGCAGTCCGAGCTCAGTTTCATCCTCACTGCTCTGGATGGCGGGTCTCCGCCCAGGTCTGGGACGGCCTCGGTTCGAGTGGTGGTTGTGGACATTAACGACAATTCCCCTGAGTTTGAGCAGCCATTTTATGAGGTGAAGACTCCAGAGAATAGCATATTGGGCTCAATCATTGTCACCGTCTCAGCTCGGGATTTAGACtcaggaaaaaatggagaaatatcaTATTCTTTTTCCCATGCCTCAGAAGATATTCGCAAGACATTTGAAATTAATCAAAAGTCTGGAGAAGTCAGTTTAACCGCATCCATGGATTTTGAAACAATTGAATCATACTCAATAATAATTCAAGCTACAGATGGGGGCGGCCTTTTTGGAAAATCAACAGTCAGAATTCAAGTGATGGATGTGAATGACAATGCTCCTGAAATCGCTGTGTCATCAATTACCAGTCCAATCCCGGAAAATTTGCCTGAGACTGTGGTTATGGTTTTTAGCATCCGAGACAGAGACTCTGGGGACAATGGGAGGATGATTTGTTCTATCCCAGAAGACCTTCCTTTCATGCTAAAATCTTCGTTTGAGAATTACTACACATTGGAAACGGAGGGAATGCTGGATAGAGAGAGTGAGGCCGAGTAcaacatcaccatcaccgtcaccgACCTGGGGACCCCCAGGCTGAAAACCCAG CAAAGCGTGACGGTGTCCGACGTCAACGACAACGCCCCCGCCTTCAGCCAAAGCTCCTACACCCTGCGGGTCCGCGAGAACAACAGCCCCGCCCTGCACATCGGCAGCGTGAGCGCCACCGACAGAGACGCGGGCGCCAACGCCCAGGTCACCTACtcgctgctgctgccgccccacGACCCGCACCTGCCCCTGGCCTCGCTGGTGTCCATCAACGCGGACAACGGGCAGCTGTTCGCGCTCAGGGCGCTGGATTACGAGGCGCTGCAGGCGTTCGAGTTCGGCGTGCGCGCGGCCGACCGCGGCTCGCCCGCGCTCAGCAGCCAGGCGCTGGTGCGCGTGCTGGTGGTGGACGACAACGACAACGCGCCCTTCGTGCTGTACCCGCTGCAGAACGGCTCGGCGCCCTGCACCGAGCTGGTGCCCAGGGCGGCCGAGGCGGGCTACCTGGTGACCAAGGTGGTGGCGGTGGACGGCGACTCGGGCCAGAACGCCTGGCTGTCGTACCAGCTGCTCAAGGCCACGGAGCCCGGGCTGTTCGGCGTGTGGGCGCACAACGGCGAGGTGCGCACGGCCCGGCTGCTGAGCGAGCGCGACGCCGTCAAGCACAGGCTGCTGGTGCTGGTCAAGGACAATGGCGAGCCGCCGCTGTCGGCCAGCGTCACGCTGCACGTGCTGCTGGTGGACGGCTTCTCGCAGCCCTACCTGCCGCTGCCGGACGTGGCGGCGGCCGAGGCCCGGGCCGACCCGCTCACCGTCTACTTGGTCATCGCCTTGGCGTCGGTGTCGTCGCTCTTCCTGGTGTCGGTGCTGGTGTTCGTGGCGGTGCGGCTGTGCAGGAGGAGCCGGGCGGCGTCGGAGGGCGGCTGCGCGGTGCCCGAGGGCCCGTTTGCGGGCCACCTGGTGGACGTCAGCGGCACGGGGACCCTGTCCCACAGCTACCAGTATGAGGTGTGTCTGAGGGGAGGCTCAGGGACCGGCGAGTTCAAGTTCTTCAAGCCTATTATCCCCAACGTCCCACCCCAGTGccctgggaaagaaagggaagaaaatcctACCTTCCAGAATAGCTTTGGGTTCAATATGTAG